One Felis catus isolate Fca126 chromosome D1, F.catus_Fca126_mat1.0, whole genome shotgun sequence DNA segment encodes these proteins:
- the LOC101095045 gene encoding olfactory receptor 2D3-like — MGEENQTYVTEFVFLGLSQDPHTQLLLFFLFLIIYLLTVLGNLLIIVLIHTDSRLHTPMYFFLRNLSFADLCFSTTTVPQVLVHFLAKRKTISFAGCSTQIFVLLLVGCTECALLAVMSYDRYVAVCKPLHYSSIMTHWLCVQLALGSWVSGALVSLVDTTFTLCLPYQGNNIINHFFCEPPALLKLASTNTYSTEMAIFAMGVVILLAPVCLILVSYWNIISAVIQMQSGEGRFKAFSTCGSHLIVVVLFYGSAIFAYMRPNSKIMNERDKMISVFYSAVTPMLNPIIYSLRNKDVKGALRRVTAK; from the coding sequence ATGggagaagaaaaccaaacctaCGTGACTGAATTTGTTTTCCTGGGCCTTTCACAGGATCCACACACACAACTCctgctcttcttcctttttctgatcATCTACCTGCTGACTGTACTGGGAAATCTGCTTATCATTGTGCTCATCCACACAGACTCCAGACTCCACACacccatgtactttttccttaGAAACTTGTCCTTTGCTGATCTCTGTTTCTCTACCACCACAGTGCCCCAGGTGCTAGTCCACTTCCTGGCAAAGAGGAAAACCATTTCCTTTGCTGGATGCTcaactcaaatatttgttttacttctgGTTGGGTGTACAGAGTGTGCACTGCTGGCGGTGATGTCCTATGACCGGTATGTGGCTGTATGTAAGCCCCTGCACTACTCTTCTATCATGACGCATTGGTTATGTGTCCAGCTGGCCTTAGGGTCCTGGGTCAGTGGAGCGTTAGTATCTCTAGTGGATACCACATTCACACTGTGTCTGCCCTACCAAGGGAACAATATCATTAACCACTTTTTTTGTGAACCTCCTGCCCTCCTGAAGCTGGCTTCCACAAATACCTATAGCACAGAAATGGCCATCTTTGCAATGGGCGTGGTCATCCTCCTAGCTCCTGTCTGCCTGATCCTTGTCTCCTACTGGAATATTATCTCTGCTGTGATCCAAATGCAGTCTGGGGAGGGGAGATTCAAGGCTTTCTCTACCTGTGGCTCCCATCTCATTGTTGTTGTCCTCTTCTATGGCTCAGCAATATTTGCCTATATGAGGCCAAACTCCAAGATAATGAATGAAAGGGATAAAATGATCTCTGTGTTCTACTCAGCAGTGACACCCATGTTGAACCCGATCATTTATAGTCTGAGAAACAAGGATGTCAAAGGGGCTCTCAGGAGAGTGACTgcaaaataa
- the LOC101100247 gene encoding LOW QUALITY PROTEIN: olfactory receptor 2D3-like (The sequence of the model RefSeq protein was modified relative to this genomic sequence to represent the inferred CDS: inserted 2 bases in 1 codon) — MGTENQTYLTEFILLGLSSDWQTQILLFVVFLIIYLLTLCGNFLIIVLIHIDSRLHTPMYFFLKNLSFTDLCFSTTVIPQMLFHLLDLRKTISFAGCSIQMIFFLVAGCTESSLLAVMSYDRYVAVCKPLHYSTLMTQRVCVQLIIGSWASGAIVSLVDTIFTLCLSYHGQNIINHXFCEPPALLKLASEETYKAEMAILAMGIVILLGPVSLILFSYWNIISTVIRIQSGEGRLKAFSTCGSHLIVVVFFYGSTIFTYMRPNSKKINEGDKVISVLYSVITSMMNPFIYSLRNKEVKEAFRKAFGR; from the exons ATGGGCACAGAAAACCAAACCTATCTGACTGAATTCATCTTGCTAGGCCTTTCTTCAGATTGGCAGACCCAAATCCTGCTGTTTGTAGTGTTTCTCATCATCTACCTGCTGACTCTGTGTGGGAATTTTCTCATCATAGTGCTAATTCATATTGACTCTCGACTTCATACACCAATGTACTTCTTCCTTAAAAACCTGTCGTTTACTGATCTCTGTTTCTCTACAACAGTCATCCCCCAGATGCTATTCCACTTGCTGGATTTGAGAAAGACCATTTCCTTTGCTGGGTGTTCaattcagatgatttttttcctagtaGCTGGGTGTACAGAAAGTTCCCTCCTAGCAGTGATGTcctatgaccgctatgtggcTGTCTGTAAGCCCCTTCActactccaccctcatgacccagAGGGTGTGTGTACAGCTGATCATAGGGTCCTGGGCCAGTGGAGCCATTGTGTCTTTAGTAGACACAATATTTACTTTATGTCTCTCATACCATGGACAGAAtataattaatca tttttgTGAACCTCCTGCACTCTTGAAGTTGGCTTCAGAAGAAACCTACAAAGCTGAGATGGCCATCTTGGCAATGGGCATAGTAATTCTCCTTGGCCCTGTCTCCCTCATCCTTTTCTCCTACTGGAATATTATCTCCACTGTGATTCGGATACAGTCAGGTGAGGGGAGACTTAAGGCCTTTTCTACCTGTGGTTCTCATCTCATTGTTGTGGTCTTCTTCTACGGCTCAACTATATTTACCTACATGCGTCCAAATTCCAAGAAGATAAATGAAGGGGATAAGGTGATTTCTGTGCTCTACTCAGTCATAACATCCATGATGAACCCATTCATTTACAGCCTGAGAAACAAGGAGGTAAAGGAGGCATTTAGGAAAGCATTTGGAAGATAG